CAGGCAAGGCATCTTGAAGGCATATTAAAGAAGACAGTCATGGAGTTCataaacattttcagtttaaaagaggagagaaaaaagtaaATGCTTTCAAGTTAATGAAGTCATTTCATTTGTGCCTCCAGTGAAAACAGCTTTAATTTCTAAAGCTTTAGTTATAGACAAGAGTCACTTTCTTACTTCAACACAGCTCACGACATCCTCTATCTGTAGACAGATAAGGAAAAACACTCCGAAGGGATGCCTCTgcatggacagacagacagacacgcaATAGATGTCATGTGTACAGAACAGACCAGAACAGCAGAATTACAGATTTGATTAGTGATAATCCAGACCTTTCACTGagctctctccttcttcttctcctctccaggaCCAGTACCAGTTGTGCTACAGGGCAGCATTGGAATACCTGGGGAGCTTTGACCACTATGCAACATAACCACTCCCACCGAGCAGCCTCCCTGGTCAAACCTCTCAGGAGTGTGCCAAGTGTCCCATCTCAGCCACCATCCACTCACTTGACCCCCTCAAACCCAAACCCCTCCCCCGCAGCTACCGGTGGGGGGGAGGAGAAAGGGACGCGCTTTGTGAACCCGCCGACGGGCTCAACCAATCACAGAGATCCACGCCGACTTAACCAACATCATGAGATTTTGCTTTAAGAATAATAACAGGAACATTACAATGACTCTGACAAATATGACAACTCTTGTACAGATGCGACAGCGCAGACCGGCAGCTCGCCTCTCTGCTCTGTCGAAGCCAAACCTCCCTGATTGTCAAAGGCTACTGGTAGCACTAAGAGAGCgttctctctgtttttatgttaattttATTGTCATATTATGATTCATTACGTCAAATGTTATTGTTtagtttatttgttgttttacatAATCATTTTAACATCAGACATTTCTTCTGTCTTAAACTGCCCAGCATAGGGCGcgcattattttcattatatattttcggtactttttgttttttatttttattctaggGTACTTTAGCACAAGGGACATGTATTTTTAACACGTTCCTAGATACTAATACAGGAGGACCACTGTTCTCTGAGCTGCTGTCGGATTTCTTTTGTCACATTATCTTTTTATTCATATTGTGCGTTTTATTCATTGTTGGTCTTACACAGTTCAATATCTCcgttcagaaaaaaaaaattgcctttTCACTTGCTGTTTtcgacagaaaaaaataatcaacttTAAAAAATTGATTTCAGAGCACACACTAGCTAAAAGTTTGTCCTTCTGTGAACATGGTAGCtagttataaaaacaaaaagtgaatCAGCTAACAAGAGACTAAATCAGAGGTGTACAGAAATGGAAAGCACATGATTTCTACGTTTTTTGCGTCTTGTTTTATTGTTCATCAGAAGCCTATGGCATTGAGGCCTTCATGCTCCACAGCGGAGAACTTACCTGAGGAAAACAGACTTTTATACCCAAAGGGTagttgacagaaaaataaactcCCTGATCTCTGAATATTGTTGCTCTTCAAGTCCCTCCCATCTCCTCACTGCCCATTAGCCTAGTCGGTTTTGCTGGAGATGAACCACACAAGATGGAAGGGAGAGGAAGTGGTTTCATACGGGCCGAGGAGCAGAGCCATGAACGCTGGCACCTGTACAGAATCAACCATTCCTACCAGAAGGGAAAGAGACTCAGCCCTTTGAACTGAAACCTGATATTATTTTATACAGAAATAGaactataaatatacatatatatatatatataattatgattgattatatatatgtacaattacatatagatatatacacagCTTCAAAGGTATATTGTTAAAAAGGATTAATTCTGCTGATCTACCAACCCTAGAGACTGCAGAGAGCCTGCTGTCCTAGAGTGTGTATTAATGGAAACACCATTGTATCTACTGTACTACCATAGTAACTTTGACAGCTGGTTGTCCGTCTGAATGaggaaaaaacagcacaaaacccccccccccacccccaccccaatCCACCCATCATAAATGGACGACTCCTCTCTCAGCGCGGGGGCCATGGCACCACTCAAGCACACATCTTCTCCCACACGAGCCGCAGGAAGGGGAGCGTCGGATCCAGAGAGGCCTAAAACGCGATGGTGGAAGCGGCGGcggtgggagggaggggggactTGAAAAAACGCTGGCgaaaaactaaaatgttcatttttaccTTGTGAATGCTTAGTGCTGTAGGGGTTCGATCTGTTGTACACACAGTCTGTTTTCTATTTGTTGATAAAGAACtggaatttaaaaagaaactgttgatgaaaaagaaaaaacattgatgttaataaagttaaataatTGGGTTTTTGTACAAATTCTGgcttgtatgtttttttgtttgtttttatcctgtagtttacaaaatgtgtgaaGGTTGAATCATTAACTGATAAATGCTACAGTGCACGTACAAGTTTGCCCATTTGCCTTTTGGACAACCAGGAATGTGTTTCTGCGTTATCACCCCTTTCCAGTAATGTTGTAGTTTTAGGTCATTATCACGTGTCCTTCAGTTCAAGGCATTTTTCTAAGACTGtcttgttcaaactactgctaCTGAAGGTTCAGACacttgaaagtgtgtgtgtttgtgtgtatgccagggttttatttctttaattgcCCCGGGGTGCTAAGTTTCTAGGGTCATATGTTCCCAGGGTTCGTTGTTCTCAGGGTGCCAAGTTTTCCATGGTCCTGTTTTACCAGCGTCCTATGTGAACACAGGGTATAAGTTCCCATGTTTCTGTGTTCCCAGGGTCAAAGTTCTGATGGTCCTACATTCCCACAGTCCTATGTTCCCAGTATTATATGTTCCCATGGTCTAAATTCCCATGTTTCATGTTCTCCAGGGTCCTGTGTACTCAGAGTGCTAAGGTCTGAGGGTCTGTGTTCCCTAGTTCAATATTCTATTAGTACACATTAACCCTTCTTTGTGTTTCAAGTTAAAATCTAATTATCCAGTTTTTCTTATTGGTTCAAAACAGCTCCATACACACAGAGCTTACGGTCATCACTTTAGGGTAATCCTTACATCTTTTTCAGGAGTGCCGGGGAACTAAAGCCGCTGGAAGAGCACATACTGTGTGTAAAACTAGGACACATAGAACTCTGTCATGTTCCCATTATGTGCTATACAGATTTGGGGAAAGCAGCACCCTGGGAACATAATGAATGATGCACTATTACCAGGGCTTTCTCCCGCATCTCACAGACTTGAACAACAGATGGAGTGTGCTCAGTTGTCATGGCGATGGCTCAGTTATCATCagtaattatttcatttcatcattttttacctaaaagaaaatgtgcttttatgaCTGGTTTGAAGTGGGCGGGTGTCTGAAGaaagatgatgtcactgtggacCAATCAAAAGTTTATGGTTGGAAACCACTGTCAATCAAATCTGATCAAATCACACACATACGATCTCTCTGAAGTCCCCCTGTAATTACTGAGCAGTGCCGCCATTTCATGTGAAAGTCTGATTTCTCAGTGTGAAATGTATCCGCCACTCAGCGTCCTCAAGAAATCCCACAATGGAATGAAGAGGTAGTGTCCAACAAGCGTACGCTGCTTTTAGCGAGCAATCCCAAAATGAGATACATCTCAGTATGTGGAtgggaagaaaatgaaagaagacTGGAAGTGATGATCAGAGGCCGACTCGAGATCTTTGAGGGGAAGAGGCGGGAAAACCGGGGGCGCCAGCTGTATGAGGTGGTGCAGAAAGCCATGAGTCCGACAGTTGTGGAGGATGTCGCCTCTGAAGTAGCGTTAAATACCTTTGTCGTGTTGATACAGAGAGATTAAGTGACTGAGGGAGTGtttaaggacacacacacatcacacccaCACAGCTCTGATGAAGCAGATTTGTTGAgttttttaatatattcttgGTTTATATCAGAActacagatgtttttttgcCAATTTTGTGTGCGCTTGATATACATGTATATTGTTTAAGGTTCCTTTAGCCGCCCCTGTTTCTCCATGTGGGTTGCTGTGCTCATAGCGATACTCGATCATCTTGAGTGCCCTCGCTAACTTGCTCAGTCTGCGTCTCACCAGCAGCCCACACTggggaaaaaaaccaaaaaacattgGCGTGACTGTGTCTGTGGAAAAGCCTGAAACGGTTTGGGTTTGTATATTTATCCTACATATAATGATTGTTGAACATATGGAGGGAAGCAAATGGGGCACCTACATATTCTCATGTAAATCGTGTTTAGTCGTTGCTTTCGGCATGTGGGAGTGATTCATGCAGTAGCAGTAATAGGCTGAATTATCTCAAGACTAAAGCTCACAAGCAGAATATGAAGCTGTATTTAAAGGATGTGACATTCTAATATCACAACATAGCTTGGGAGTCTCATAATGTCATAAATGTGACCTCACATTCAGGAATTCACACCTTTAATGATGTTTCTCATTTGTGTGTAATACCGACACTTTGCTGTGGTCTCTGATGTGCAGataggggtttttttttgttttgtttttttcattttagcagtgaaaatattctgtttaCGACAGCTAATGGTTTGTTTACATGACAGTTTTCCCTTGTTATGAGCGGTGCTGCGTGTGAGGCGGAATTTTAGCCCGCagcattttacaaaatgttgttttggatGCAGCAGAACCAACACGTCACCGCGACTGCATGAACCGTATCCAGGTGCATTTTTCGTCTTCATTGAGCAGTAACAGCTCCATCCAGTCTGCTGCTCTTTTCCTCGGCACTTGTCTTTATTTTGGCCCGGGAAAAACAAGTCCAGACAACAGCACAGCTCAGTGACCTGCTCTCAGCTCTTCCAGGAGACACCATGAGTAATCCGATTGGGTAAGAAAAAAATTGAAAGCATATGACTGACTAATCTACATTGCAGTACATCATGATGCTGAGTCATGTGCTCTTGTAGAGATGATGCACAATCTGCCCGAGATGCAGAGGAGCGTGAAGGCGAGTTGCTCCGCATGAAGATTAAAGCCCAGTTGGAGGATTTGTTCACCGACAGCCACCTGGCAGAGGACGGCTTCCTGCTGAAGCATGTAAGGAAGAACAAGCAGGGCTACGTCAGTCTCAAGCTCCTCACTTGTTTGAAAAaggtaataaaaaataaatacaaaaaaaaaaaaacagaacatgaaaaaaGCAAGATTTCATGTGCTTTCTCTGGTGTTTACATTCCTTCAGTTTGAATGAAAAACAATAGAGTCAAACGCAAACAGAGCTGAGTTTCCCCACTGTTTGTCACAGATAAAGGTCCTGACCACTGACTGGTACGTGACTCTAGCTGGAGCAGAGTACTCGCAGGTCCTGGAGGTGAACGATGAACGCACCAAAGTGAGGCGGGTAAAGCCGCTCCCCAAATGGCTGCTGTGCTCCCCCACCAGCAAGCTCCTTCTCGTCTACAACATTTCTGCAGAGGAAAGCAAAGGAGACGGCCTGGAGCACTGCTCACTCTCAGAGAGGCTCCTCCAAAAAGTCAGCGCTCACGGCGACGCTGCCTCAGTCCGGATCCTGCAACCTGGCAAAGAGCTCCCCAAGGAGCTGCAGTGCTACGCCAAGCGCCATAGAGAGCTTGGGCAACACTTGTGTGCAGTGCTGAAGTTTGATCATTTGGATACGGTTCGTAAGGCCTATAGAGCCTtgaaaacagaagaggagaagTCTAACGGTGAAGGCTTGTGTGTTGTACCTTTGGGATTCCAGTCGGTGCAGCACAACAGCAAGGACGAAccatcagaggaaaacaaagaggacCAAACTGGCAAATCCCGGGCAAATCCACTTGCAACCCCGGAGGATTCTCTTCAGGAGGAGCCCTCTTCGCCAGTTAAAGTTTCAGATGAGACGCCAGGCACATCTCAGCCTCAGGCGTACCCAGATAAGTGCATGCAGAGAACCTTCGAGCAGACCTCCGCCAGCTTCAACGACAAGACCTTCACAGGTTTGACTCAGAGGTACAGTAGGAGGAGCTGGTGCTCTGGAGACTGTGATAAGGAGAACTCTCAGAGCCCCTGGGTGCTCAAGCGCAAGTTTGCAGCCAGTGCATTGAACACCAAGGTGCACCTGAACCGCCCCCCCTTCATTCAACGGGTACTGCGTCAGCCCTTCGGCCCTGATGGCACCGAGGGCTTTCGGAGCAGACACAGAGTATCAGCACTCAGGCTGAACAACAGTGGTGAATTCATGGAGCAACAATATACCACGCCAATATAAAGGCTGATCAAGATGATAacattatatttgcattacatAATAAAATCTATTTAATCTTTGATACCTGTTGCTGAGAGATTCTTTATTCAGGGTTACGTGTAGTTGTTAACCAGGGACAGACGGGGGCAGCATTTAGCTGTGCTCACAACTGTTAATTTCAACACCGACTGAGTCTTATTCATCGAGCTGTTGCTGCGTAGGAAGTAAATACAGTGCTTTGTATGCAAATAGACTAAAACAATATTAGCTGGAGGTACAAATTGTTACACAAACTGTAGTCAAAGTGTCTCTCAGTCAACACGGCCCTTCTAGAAACACCCGTGAcctcagctcctctggtcacAACTGGGAAATTGCATTGTATATTTGTTCTTTGGCCAGGGTGGGTTTACCTTGTTGCTTCTTTCTCTCTTGGAAGGAGGTGTTGTCTTTCAACATGACACAGCTCAGGAAAGGCCCTCATTGTCTCGCAGCATCTCCCTCACAAAGTGCCTGTTTAGTAGTTTTCCACTCGCCGAGATGACATTTGGCTGAAGGCTTCTTGTCCAATCTTCGAACCGCAACTTGTGCAAGACGAGGGAGGTAGCAACATTTGTGCCTTATTTCCAGCCTTTCTAATGACACCTCGACTGGAATGGTGTGTTTATAGTGTGACTGATTGAGGGCTTCCTTAAAATCTTGCCCAAACctaaacaaaatgtgtttcttcacTCATCCACGCCCAGTGGAAAAGCTTCaatctgatgtgtgtgtgattctaTCAGATTTAAATTGGAAAcatactttgttgttttttctctcttgtatATCGTGGACGTCAGGCTGTCGTCATGACTAATGTAATCTTAGCTGTTGAGTGAAATTCTGCAGTGTAAACGTATCAAGTGTTCACTCTTATTGTTTCTGACTTGATTTAGCAATTAACAGCTGTTGGGCTTTTATTGCAGCCGAGTCCGGTCTGCGAAAAGCTTTACACATCTGTGAACAATATGTATAGACTAGGAACGTTCCTGCCCAGAGTCAGGAAATGTTTGCGTGCTGACAGTTCCTTTTTCAAGGGTAGAAAAGCACGATATCCCCTGTTAACTCGAAGTTGTTATGTTTTTACACAGCGCTCCTCTGACCTGTAATTGAGGTCTATGTCAAACAAGTTAGTTGAAATAATTCTCAGGTTTTcttacaggtttttttttttttgcggacGATTTTGCACCTGCTCTCTGGAACCAAAACATCCAcagcatgaagaaaaaaaaaagaaaaagagcatgAATCCTCTGCTGATCTGTGGCACAGTGATATCCTTCATGGAGAGTTTGCGTTGgcttcactttggactgaacatGAAATCTACGCTTTAGGTCACTGAGATAACAACCTTTGAATATCCATCATTGCACATTTTTGGTGCGAGACAAAGCCTGGGTAAATATTCCTTTGGTTTTTCCCCTTCTTCTCTTAGTCAGCTGTGAAGGAATTTTAAGTCCTCAAAAGTTAGCTCTCGGCCACATCTTCGCCTCACTGGAGGAACTTTGTGAGGCGTGATTTGTGTATAATTTGGCCCAAGGATATGAGAATGACTCATGGCGCTAGTATGAGATATTTGTAAGCAAATAATTTGTTTCCTGTTGACTTTTTACTCTTCTACCCGAGGACGTCTGCTTTATTTCAAACTCCTCGGCTGCAGAGACGCAATTTTGCTAAGATCAAAATTGCCCCTGCAGATTTAATCGGCTGTTGTCTTTGCCTCCTCACACACAGCACCTATGAGTGTATCTGCCCCGTCTCCCGCCTCACGCACCGCTTCACTTGTCTCCGAACTGCGTGGCCTTTGTTTATACATGACCAACCCCACACACCTGACGCATTTCCTCCGTGGATGGGGTATTTATTTAGATTGCAGTCTGGAGTGCCTGATACCTTCCGAAAGCACAACCATCTGCTCCTCGTTTGCCTTTCAAGGCTCAGAGGCTAAAATACTGGTTTGTATTGGAGGAGACGGGAACGTGCGGTTCTCAACAACAACACGCTCGGATTTTATCTCCAGCCAACTGCAGATTGAATCATCATGAAATACCTCTGCTGTGATAATTCCATCTAACCGGGGTTAGTGTTGTCTTAGCACCATTTAAACCAATTTTGAACTTTCTTAATTCCCCCTAAAAGATTGAAAGACACAGACCCCTCTTATTTCGCTGATCTGCCCAATTACCAGTCGCCCACTTAAGATGGCAGACTCTCTTGCGGCAGAAGGTGAATGTAAGCCCTTGCTCAGGCCAAAGCATCCTTTAGTGCTCCTGGAGCTAGAGCCAGGGAGATTATCATGTCAGAGTAATCCGACTCGGCCCAGAAGCACAActatggaggaggaggagcaacagTTGAGGGGGGGAGGCAGGCAGAGGCATCAGAG
The sequence above is drawn from the Sparus aurata chromosome 21, fSpaAur1.1, whole genome shotgun sequence genome and encodes:
- the LOC115572189 gene encoding la-related protein 6-like yields the protein MSNPIGDDAQSARDAEEREGELLRMKIKAQLEDLFTDSHLAEDGFLLKHVRKNKQGYVSLKLLTCLKKIKVLTTDWYVTLAGAEYSQVLEVNDERTKVRRVKPLPKWLLCSPTSKLLLVYNISAEESKGDGLEHCSLSERLLQKVSAHGDAASVRILQPGKELPKELQCYAKRHRELGQHLCAVLKFDHLDTVRKAYRALKTEEEKSNGEGLCVVPLGFQSVQHNSKDEPSEENKEDQTGKSRANPLATPEDSLQEEPSSPVKVSDETPGTSQPQAYPDKCMQRTFEQTSASFNDKTFTGLTQRYSRRSWCSGDCDKENSQSPWVLKRKFAASALNTKVHLNRPPFIQRVLRQPFGPDGTEGFRSRHRVSALRLNNSGEFMEQQYTTPI